In Fibrobacter sp. UWP2, the following are encoded in one genomic region:
- the rplL gene encoding 50S ribosomal protein L7/L12, translated as MATDIKALGDQIVGLTLLEAKALADYLKETHGIEAAAGGAVVMAAAAAAPAEEKTEFDVVLAEVPPADKKMAVLKEVRAITGLGLGEAKKFVETAGSVIKEAAPKADAEALKKKLEEIGAKVTLK; from the coding sequence ATGGCAACTGATATCAAGGCACTGGGCGATCAAATCGTTGGTCTTACCCTTCTCGAAGCTAAGGCTTTGGCTGACTATCTCAAGGAAACCCACGGCATTGAAGCCGCCGCCGGTGGTGCTGTCGTAATGGCAGCCGCTGCAGCAGCTCCTGCTGAAGAAAAGACTGAATTCGACGTCGTGCTCGCGGAAGTCCCGCCTGCCGACAAGAAGATGGCCGTTCTTAAGGAAGTTCGCGCTATCACCGGTCTTGGCCTGGGTGAAGCTAAGAAGTTCGTCGAAACCGCCGGCAGCGTCATCAAGGAAGCTGCTCCGAAGGCTGACGCCGAAGCTCTTAAGAAGAAACTCGAAGAAATCGGAGCAAAGGTTACTCTTAAGTAA
- the rplJ gene encoding 50S ribosomal protein L10 — protein sequence MKAVVKKQQTVDALVESFKDATAVYLLNYQGITVEKDNALRKALAAKGVKYHAVKNTLLKRVLAALKVEGLDEMLTGATSVMVGFEEDPLLPAREIEAFHKANPDFLVAKSIYLDGKPMPGSEVVNLSKIPDRKGMIAQIVSIALGPGSTIAGQIKTLQEKLEKESGSDAAPEAAEAAPATEA from the coding sequence ATGAAAGCTGTAGTTAAAAAACAACAGACCGTGGACGCCCTCGTTGAATCCTTCAAGGATGCTACCGCCGTCTACCTGCTCAATTACCAGGGCATCACTGTCGAAAAGGACAATGCCCTCCGCAAGGCACTCGCCGCAAAGGGTGTTAAGTACCACGCTGTGAAGAATACTCTTCTCAAGCGCGTGCTCGCCGCCCTCAAGGTTGAAGGTCTCGACGAAATGCTGACCGGCGCAACTTCTGTGATGGTTGGCTTCGAAGAAGATCCGCTTCTGCCCGCTCGCGAAATTGAAGCATTCCACAAAGCAAACCCTGATTTCTTGGTCGCCAAGAGCATTTACCTTGATGGTAAGCCGATGCCTGGCTCCGAAGTCGTGAACCTCTCCAAGATCCCGGATCGTAAGGGCATGATCGCTCAGATCGTCTCCATCGCTCTCGGACCTGGCTCCACGATTGCCGGTCAAATCAAGACCCTCCAGGAGAAGCTGGAAAAAGAATCGGGTTCCGATGCAGCCCCTGAAGCAGCAGAAGCTGCTCCTGCAACGGAAGCTTAA
- the rpoB gene encoding DNA-directed RNA polymerase subunit beta — protein sequence MTTERKSYSSNRFQLELPYLIEVQKASYEQFLQKDIPQEKRLKVGLERVFQDIFPITDPNGLFSLEYEKYSFGIPKYSIPECRERGLTYSMELYATLALRVFEKDGEDTKLKEEVKNDVLICELPIMTENGTFIVNGAERVVVSQLHRSYGVSFDEELQPNGRSDYKSRIIPHRGAWVEFNTEGDILYLIIDRKKKIAATAMLRSIGFETTQDILNLFYKKTEEVNVAEEAEKFNDDGVCVLIDRIIFNDVVDESTGEVIVEANTVIDDKKLERLRESSVEKIVLLSKEEENLLIHYTLAADKTRSREEALRSIYSVTHQQQDEAPNLQAAENYFDGLFLNDPRKYDLGEVGRYRLNAKVYSQSMVSLLKEIAERFNLTDFKIPSLTHMTMTKTDFLAIIEYMVGLYNGDEGYQLDDIDHLGNRRTRSVGELLANQISVGLSRMSRVIRENLSLHNDDEQTTPRDLVNTRMVSSVVQAFFGSSQLSQFMDQMNPLSELTHKRRLSALGPGGLSRERAGFEVRDVHYTHYGRLCPIETPEGPNIGLINSLASYAVVNHFGFIETPYRIVGLVDFKDAQGNVVKFPEEKWHFGVFKGFVHDPHLFVQLELTNKEMDSVRMNLDNRQRELFDSFVNKIFQVITASDETIFVKNGSVLEDFNGKADYVQVNKSVEQVVSDFITYLTADEEDEFKVAPASTELTDDNRFKEEYVIVRDKSEYPHVLRQDSIEIGDKDVEHIDLMDVAPMQIVSVAAGLIPFLEHDDANRALMGSNMQRQAVPLLRAEAPVVGTGLERRAALDSGTVVRAKHDGKVTFVDARNITVLRGKMVNGNFEQLTGLGENYEFLGKDPIDEYVLRKFERSNQDSCINQKPIVNVGDFVKAGDVLADGVSTDHGELALGKNILIGFLPWNGYNYEDAVIISEELAIKDTFTSIHIEEYELEVRDTKRGPEELTREIPNVGEDALRNLDENGVIRVGAEVGPDDILVGKVTPKGETELSPEERLLRAIFGEKAGDVRDSSLKAPPGMKGVVLETRVFSKKDKADKKSKEKDQETIEEIRSNFQIQIDKIKESCREHLFELLGGKAAGKVMDNETHELLVREGQIYNEQNLALIDVTKVSPASTFVVGDDELQEQVLSLVLVARDNLDTLTRTMEKEIDKVTKGDELKPGVLKSVKVYIAKKRCLSIGDKMAGRHGNKGVVSKIVPVEDMPFTEDGRPLQILLNPMGVPSRMNIGQVLEVHLGWAAKTLGFKVSTPVFDGAKFEDICKELEKAYQKNPIVNYEMDPENNKIIGKAKLYDGKTGEAFLNPVTIGYMYYLKLGHLVDDKIHARSIGSYALVTQQPLGGKSQFGGQRFGEMEVWAMEAYGAAYTLQELLTVKSDDVQGRSQVYDAIVHGKNTPKPGIPESFNVMIREVHSLGLDIETTGDK from the coding sequence ATGACTACGGAGCGAAAAAGCTATTCCTCCAACAGGTTCCAACTGGAACTTCCGTACTTGATCGAAGTCCAGAAGGCTTCCTACGAGCAATTCCTTCAAAAGGACATTCCTCAAGAAAAGAGATTGAAGGTCGGGCTGGAACGCGTTTTCCAGGACATTTTCCCGATCACGGATCCCAACGGACTTTTCTCCCTTGAATACGAAAAGTATTCTTTTGGCATCCCGAAATACAGCATCCCTGAATGCCGCGAACGCGGGCTCACTTATTCTATGGAGCTCTACGCGACACTCGCCCTTCGCGTTTTTGAAAAGGACGGCGAAGACACCAAGCTCAAGGAAGAAGTCAAGAACGACGTTTTGATCTGCGAGCTTCCCATTATGACCGAAAACGGCACGTTCATTGTGAACGGCGCCGAACGCGTTGTTGTTTCGCAGTTGCACCGCTCTTACGGTGTGAGCTTCGACGAAGAACTCCAGCCCAACGGCCGCTCTGACTACAAGAGCCGCATTATCCCGCACCGCGGTGCCTGGGTTGAATTCAATACCGAAGGCGACATCCTTTACCTCATCATCGACCGCAAAAAGAAGATTGCCGCGACGGCAATGCTTCGCAGCATCGGTTTTGAGACCACCCAAGATATTTTGAACCTCTTCTACAAGAAGACTGAAGAAGTTAACGTTGCAGAAGAAGCTGAAAAGTTCAATGACGACGGCGTATGCGTCCTCATTGACCGCATTATTTTCAATGACGTTGTCGACGAATCTACCGGTGAAGTTATTGTCGAAGCCAACACTGTCATTGACGACAAGAAGCTCGAACGCCTCCGCGAAAGCAGCGTCGAAAAGATTGTGCTCCTTTCGAAGGAAGAAGAGAACCTCCTTATCCACTACACGCTCGCTGCTGATAAGACCCGTTCTCGCGAAGAAGCGCTCCGCTCCATTTACTCTGTGACGCACCAGCAGCAGGACGAAGCTCCGAACCTGCAGGCTGCCGAAAATTACTTTGACGGGCTCTTCCTCAATGACCCGCGTAAGTACGATCTCGGCGAAGTGGGTCGTTACCGCTTGAACGCCAAGGTCTACAGCCAGTCCATGGTTTCCTTGCTCAAAGAAATCGCCGAACGCTTCAACCTGACCGATTTCAAGATTCCGTCTCTCACGCACATGACGATGACCAAGACGGACTTCCTTGCCATTATCGAGTACATGGTCGGCCTCTACAATGGTGACGAAGGTTACCAGCTTGACGACATCGACCACTTGGGCAACCGTCGCACCCGCTCTGTGGGTGAACTTCTTGCCAACCAGATTTCTGTTGGCCTTAGCCGCATGAGCCGTGTGATTCGCGAAAATCTGTCGCTCCACAATGACGATGAACAGACGACTCCTCGTGACCTCGTGAACACCCGTATGGTGTCTTCTGTGGTCCAGGCCTTCTTTGGCTCCAGCCAGCTTTCTCAGTTCATGGACCAGATGAACCCGCTTTCTGAGCTCACTCACAAGCGTCGTCTCTCTGCTCTTGGCCCCGGTGGCCTTTCCCGTGAACGTGCGGGCTTCGAAGTCCGTGACGTGCACTACACCCATTATGGTCGTTTGTGCCCGATCGAAACTCCGGAAGGTCCGAACATCGGTCTTATTAACTCCCTTGCCTCGTACGCCGTGGTGAACCATTTTGGTTTCATTGAAACCCCGTACCGCATTGTGGGCCTTGTCGATTTTAAGGATGCCCAAGGCAATGTGGTCAAGTTCCCCGAAGAGAAGTGGCACTTTGGCGTTTTCAAGGGCTTTGTGCATGACCCGCACCTGTTTGTGCAGCTCGAGCTCACGAACAAGGAAATGGACTCTGTCCGCATGAACCTCGACAATCGCCAGCGCGAATTGTTCGACAGCTTTGTGAACAAGATCTTCCAGGTGATTACCGCTAGCGACGAAACCATTTTCGTCAAGAACGGTTCTGTTCTCGAAGACTTCAATGGCAAGGCCGATTACGTACAAGTGAACAAGTCCGTGGAACAGGTTGTTTCTGACTTTATCACCTACCTCACCGCCGACGAAGAAGATGAGTTCAAGGTGGCTCCGGCCTCGACCGAACTCACCGACGACAACCGCTTCAAGGAAGAATACGTGATTGTTCGCGACAAGAGCGAATACCCGCACGTGCTCCGTCAAGACAGCATCGAAATCGGCGACAAAGATGTGGAACACATCGACCTCATGGACGTGGCCCCGATGCAGATTGTGTCTGTGGCCGCTGGCCTCATCCCGTTCCTTGAACACGACGACGCCAACCGTGCCTTGATGGGCTCCAACATGCAGCGCCAGGCTGTGCCTTTGCTTCGTGCCGAAGCCCCTGTGGTGGGTACCGGCCTCGAACGCCGTGCCGCACTCGACTCGGGTACCGTGGTCCGCGCTAAGCACGACGGTAAGGTGACCTTCGTCGACGCCCGCAACATCACGGTCCTTCGCGGTAAAATGGTGAACGGCAACTTTGAACAGTTGACGGGTCTCGGCGAAAACTATGAATTCTTGGGCAAGGACCCGATTGACGAATACGTTCTCCGCAAGTTCGAACGCAGCAACCAGGATTCCTGCATTAACCAAAAGCCCATCGTGAACGTGGGTGACTTCGTCAAGGCTGGAGATGTGCTGGCCGACGGTGTCTCGACCGACCACGGTGAACTCGCTTTGGGTAAGAACATTTTGATCGGCTTCCTCCCGTGGAATGGTTACAACTACGAAGACGCCGTTATTATTTCCGAAGAACTCGCTATCAAGGACACCTTCACTTCGATCCACATCGAAGAATACGAACTCGAAGTCCGCGACACTAAGCGCGGCCCCGAGGAACTCACTCGCGAAATCCCGAACGTCGGTGAAGATGCGCTTCGCAACCTCGACGAGAATGGCGTGATCCGCGTGGGTGCCGAAGTCGGTCCTGATGACATCCTCGTGGGTAAGGTTACCCCGAAGGGCGAAACCGAACTCTCTCCGGAAGAACGTTTGCTCCGCGCTATCTTTGGCGAAAAGGCCGGCGATGTGCGCGACTCCTCCCTCAAGGCTCCTCCGGGAATGAAGGGCGTTGTGCTCGAAACCCGCGTATTCAGCAAGAAGGACAAGGCCGACAAGAAGAGCAAGGAAAAGGATCAGGAAACCATCGAAGAAATTCGTTCCAACTTCCAGATTCAGATTGACAAGATCAAGGAATCTTGCCGTGAGCACTTGTTCGAACTCCTTGGTGGCAAGGCCGCTGGCAAGGTGATGGACAACGAAACTCACGAACTCCTTGTTCGCGAAGGCCAGATTTACAACGAACAGAACCTCGCCCTGATCGACGTGACCAAGGTTTCTCCCGCCTCCACCTTCGTGGTCGGCGACGACGAACTCCAGGAACAGGTGCTCTCGCTCGTGCTCGTTGCACGCGACAACCTGGACACCCTCACTCGCACCATGGAAAAGGAAATTGACAAGGTGACGAAGGGCGACGAACTCAAGCCGGGCGTTTTGAAGAGCGTCAAGGTCTACATCGCCAAGAAGCGTTGCCTCTCTATCGGTGACAAGATGGCTGGTCGTCACGGTAACAAGGGCGTCGTCTCCAAGATCGTTCCGGTCGAAGACATGCCGTTCACCGAAGACGGTCGTCCGCTTCAGATTCTTTTGAACCCGATGGGCGTGCCTTCCCGTATGAACATCGGTCAGGTGCTCGAAGTGCACTTAGGCTGGGCTGCCAAGACCCTCGGTTTCAAGGTTTCTACGCCGGTGTTCGATGGTGCCAAGTTCGAGGATATCTGCAAGGAACTCGAAAAGGCTTACCAGAAGAACCCGATTGTGAACTACGAAATGGATCCGGAAAACAACAAGATCATCGGTAAGGCCAAGCTCTATGACGGCAAGACCGGTGAAGCCTTCTTGAACCCGGTGACCATCGGTTACATGTACTACCTCAAGCTCGGTCACTTGGTGGACGACAAGATCCACGCCCGTTCTATCGGCAGCTACGCCCTCGTGACGCAGCAGCCGCTCGGCGGTAAGAGCCAGTTCGGTGGTCAGCGCTTTGGTGAAATGGAAGTGTGGGCCATGGAAGCTTACGGTGCGGCCTACACGCTGCAGGAACTCCTCACCGTCAAGAGTGACGATGTGCAGGGACGTTCTCAGGTGTACGACGCCATTGTCCATGGCAAGAACACTCCGAAGCCGGGTATCCCCGAGTCCTTCAACGTTATGATTCGCGAAGTTCATTCTTTGGGTCTTGACATCGAGACCACTGGAGATAAGTAA
- the nusG gene encoding transcription termination/antitermination protein NusG codes for MKRWYAIHTFSGQENNIKKHIEQMIEREGVQDKFGQIIVPTREVVSTVRGRRRTTTQLLFPAYIVIEMELDELTQHLVSTINGVTHFAGMTRASRVPIPLQQSEVDRLLGVSPESSTEGEIQIPYEIGENVRIKEGPFKDFVGVVDEIMEDKTKIKVMVTVFGRSTPVELAFNQVESADA; via the coding sequence ATGAAACGTTGGTACGCCATCCATACTTTTTCGGGCCAAGAAAACAACATTAAGAAGCACATCGAGCAGATGATTGAACGCGAAGGTGTTCAAGACAAGTTTGGTCAGATTATCGTACCGACCCGCGAAGTGGTAAGCACCGTTCGCGGTCGTCGTCGTACAACGACCCAACTCTTGTTTCCTGCTTATATCGTTATTGAAATGGAGCTGGACGAGCTCACCCAGCACCTGGTGTCGACCATCAATGGCGTCACCCATTTCGCCGGAATGACACGCGCTTCTCGTGTTCCTATTCCGCTTCAACAGAGCGAGGTCGATCGTCTTCTTGGAGTTAGTCCTGAAAGCTCTACAGAAGGCGAGATCCAAATCCCGTACGAAATTGGCGAAAATGTCCGCATCAAGGAAGGTCCTTTCAAGGACTTTGTGGGCGTCGTAGACGAAATCATGGAAGACAAGACCAAGATCAAGGTCATGGTCACCGTCTTCGGTCGTTCTACGCCCGTCGAACTTGCCTTCAACCAGGTCGAGTCCGCCGACGCTTAA
- the rplK gene encoding 50S ribosomal protein L11: MAKKITGYIKLQIPGGAANPAPPVGPALGQKGVNIMEFCKQFNAKTQDAKGMLTPVVITVYADKSFTFITKVPPVPVLIKKAVGIESGSGEPNRKKVAKITKAQIQEIAQKKMPDLNTIDLEAAMRMVAGTARSMGVEVAD; encoded by the coding sequence GTGGCAAAGAAAATCACAGGTTATATTAAACTCCAAATCCCCGGTGGCGCGGCAAACCCGGCTCCTCCGGTAGGTCCCGCCCTTGGTCAGAAGGGCGTGAACATCATGGAGTTCTGTAAGCAATTTAACGCTAAGACTCAAGACGCCAAGGGTATGCTTACCCCGGTGGTCATTACTGTCTACGCCGATAAGAGCTTTACCTTCATCACGAAGGTTCCGCCGGTTCCGGTCCTCATCAAGAAGGCCGTCGGCATTGAGAGTGGTTCTGGTGAACCCAACCGTAAGAAGGTTGCCAAGATCACCAAGGCCCAGATCCAGGAAATCGCCCAAAAGAAGATGCCGGATCTAAACACAATCGACCTCGAAGCTGCTATGCGCATGGTGGCGGGCACTGCTCGTTCCATGGGCGTTGAAGTAGCTGACTGA
- the rplA gene encoding 50S ribosomal protein L1, giving the protein MFRGKKYKKIAESFDRNQAYGLKEAIEILKKSELKFDQTVEVHFNLGVDPKHSDQVVRGTVVLPHGTGRKVRVLVFCKDNNIEVAQNAGADYAGGADLVQKIQEGWLDFDAVVATPDMMPVISKVARVLGPRGMMPSPKAGTVTVNVAQTVKELKAGKIQYRVDKGSNVHAPVGKLSFTVDQLAENAQSVIDSVVKNKPQSSKGTYIKSLTLTATMAPGIKLDMALTR; this is encoded by the coding sequence ATGTTCAGAGGAAAAAAATACAAAAAGATTGCCGAATCTTTTGACCGTAACCAAGCGTATGGTTTGAAGGAAGCAATCGAAATTCTTAAAAAGTCCGAATTGAAGTTCGACCAGACGGTCGAAGTGCACTTCAATCTCGGTGTGGACCCAAAACATTCCGACCAAGTGGTTCGTGGCACTGTCGTGCTTCCGCATGGTACCGGTCGTAAGGTCCGCGTTCTCGTGTTCTGCAAGGACAATAACATTGAAGTTGCACAGAACGCGGGCGCAGACTACGCTGGTGGTGCCGACTTGGTTCAGAAGATTCAGGAAGGCTGGCTGGACTTTGACGCCGTCGTTGCTACTCCCGACATGATGCCGGTGATTAGTAAGGTGGCTCGTGTCCTCGGTCCTCGTGGTATGATGCCGAGCCCCAAGGCTGGTACGGTGACCGTCAACGTCGCCCAGACCGTCAAGGAACTCAAGGCTGGTAAAATCCAGTACCGCGTCGACAAGGGCTCCAACGTTCACGCCCCCGTAGGCAAGCTCTCCTTCACGGTCGACCAGCTGGCTGAAAACGCCCAGTCTGTGATTGACTCCGTGGTGAAGAACAAGCCGCAATCTTCTAAGGGCACTTACATCAAGAGCCTCACATTGACGGCTACGATGGCCCCGGGCATCAAACTTGATATGGCACTGACACGATAG
- the rpmG gene encoding 50S ribosomal protein L33, giving the protein MPRELITLECTECNQRNYDCDKNKRLHPSRVEYKKYCPFCRKHTVHKETK; this is encoded by the coding sequence ATGCCTAGAGAACTCATCACGCTTGAATGCACCGAATGCAATCAGCGCAACTATGACTGCGACAAGAACAAGCGTCTTCATCCTTCCCGCGTGGAATATAAGAAGTACTGCCCGTTCTGCCGCAAGCATACCGTTCACAAGGAAACCAAGTAA
- the secE gene encoding preprotein translocase subunit SecE gives MRKIQQYVKESIQELKKVTWPTWEELKGSTLVVMLFSVIMGLYIAGLDVGLSWIVDKIMGN, from the coding sequence ATGCGTAAGATTCAGCAATATGTCAAGGAGTCCATCCAAGAATTGAAAAAGGTCACTTGGCCTACTTGGGAAGAACTCAAAGGATCCACTCTTGTTGTGATGCTTTTCAGTGTCATCATGGGATTGTATATTGCCGGTCTTGATGTTGGTCTCTCTTGGATCGTCGACAAGATTATGGGGAACTAG